One window from the genome of Schistocerca piceifrons isolate TAMUIC-IGC-003096 chromosome 8, iqSchPice1.1, whole genome shotgun sequence encodes:
- the LOC124712285 gene encoding craniofacial development protein 2-like — translation MDRLKLDIVGISEVRWQEEQDFWSGDYRVINTKSNRGNAGVGLIMNRKIGMRVSYYKQHSERIIVAKIDTKPTPTTVVQVYMPTSSADDEEIEEMYDEIKEIIQIVKGDENLIVMGDWNSSVGKGREGNIVGEYGLGDRNERGSRLVEFCTEHNIIITNTWFKDHERRLYTWKNPGDTKRYQIDYIMVRQRFRNQVLNCKTFPGADVDSDHNLLVMTCRLKLKKLQKGGNLRRWDLDKLKEPEVVQRFRESIREQLTGMGEINTVEEEWVALRDEVVKAAEDQVGKKTRASRNPWVTEEILNLIDERRKYKNAVSETGKKEYKRLKNEIDRKCKMA, via the coding sequence atggataggttgaagttagatatagtgggaattagtgaagttcggtggcaggaggaacaagacttctggtcaggtgactacagggttataaacacaaaatcaaataggggtaatgcaggagtaggtttaataatgaataggaaaataggaatgcgggtaagctactacaaacagcatagtgaacgcattattgtggccaagatagatacgaagcccacacctactacagtagtacaagtttatatgccaactagctctgcagatgacgaagaaattgaagaaatgtatgatgaaataaaagaaattattcagattgtgaagggagacgaaaatttaatagtcatgggtgactggaattcgagtgtaggaaaagggagagaaggaaacatagtaggtgaatatggattgggggacagaaatgaaagaggaagccgcctggtagaattttgcacagagcacaacataatcataactaacacttggtttaaggatcatgaaagaaggttgtatacatggaagaaccctggagatactaaaaggtatcagatagattatataatggtaagacagagatttaggaaccaggttttaaattgtaagacatttccaggggcagatgtggactctgaccacaatctattggttatgacctgtagattaaaactgaagaaactgcaaaaaggtgggaatttaaggagatgggacctggataaactaaaagaaccagaggttgtacagagattcagggagagcataagggagcaattgacaggaatgggggaaataaatacagtagaagaagaatgggtagctttgagggatgaagtagtgaaggcagcagaggatcaggtaggtaaaaagacgagggctagtagaaatccttgggtaacagaagaaatattgaatttaattgatgaaaggagaaaatataaaaatgcagtaagtgaaacaggcaaaaaggaatacaaacgtctcaaaaatgagatcgacaggaagtgcaaaatggcttag